A stretch of DNA from Lotus japonicus ecotype B-129 chromosome 4, LjGifu_v1.2:
taacccagacactctgaaggttcagaagctctgatggtttagaagactctgaagatccataagctaaaaagtgaagactctgaagtccagaagcaaactggctctgaagaccaagtacttctcctctgagttcagaatcagaaggtacaatggtcagaggatccatgcttccctctgactctaatcaacaagcttcacaagttccaacacgaagcattcctctgatcagaagtcaacaaggttaaatgtcaagtcactatccaaagtacaaaagcaaatgtactatcctgacgacctaacctaaaattctcagccacagcagaagctggaaatcccagatcttccctccaacggtagcattcccatgcaatgttcaaaccctaatccttggagtatatatagaggctgaagactgaaagatgcagttggaagaaacttacacgcgcaagctatattcaaatcttctaagcattctttcttcattgaattcattgtgtttactacaagcttttcagaagcaatttccttgtaaacaatatttcttaaacagttgtttagtttacctttaggagatcaaggttgatcggatcctagagaagactaagagagtgaatcttagtgtgagctaagtcagtgtattgttagtcacttgtaggtttcaagtgcagttgtaacaaatctctgattagtgaattgtcttcattctaagaaagaagaaatcaccttcacgggtggactggactagcttgagtgattcatcaagtgaaccaggataaattccttgtgtgcttttctcttctcttatcttaagcactttacttgtgtctcgaaagatttgttaaaatcttaaggtggaagttttattctgaaaacgctattcaaaccccccccccttctattgtttttcataccttcataaaCAAGTgaggtttaggcttttgttaggaacctcctcctcctcctcctttctctctctctctcttttctattatgggttgctaaactccatagttagtcttaggatttttaatattcttgtgtttgcaaacttgaggttctattCTTAATGCGAATTTgttcttattaatttttttcatctctatttctaatCTAGGGTTTTCTTAATttcgtagttttagaaataagagttgatgcatgttctcttagttcatgttagttcgtaactgtttcttaatcgcttagtttaggaaactgtgaattaatttccgcttagttaattagttctcacgaattagagaattgataaggaagaattaatcttttgtaaccaatgaaggtttgttgcacttgaatgttataatctgaTGACTAacgttttctctcttctgtctgGTCTATTTAATTTGCTTAGTTATCTTCTATCGAATCAATCAAAACCCCCCCCTTTTTTTTTGCTTtagttttactctaatatcaattaataatttatcaagtccttgtgagaacaatcctggtgttcaacaccttgtactgcattcaaagcaaaaatactttgacacgcacccgcgacagtgcgttcgtcattTGGATACATACGTTCAATGTTAAAATTGTTATGAATAGGATGACCACATGAGTTTGGCCCATGTATCACCTCTTTATATAATTGACCTAGTTCTAGTGCTATAAATAAAGGAAGTTACATCAAACAACTACACCCTCATTCCACAGAACTACTTTGTCTAACtcttgcttctctcttctccacTCTTCCCCTCTCACTAGTAATGTACTACCTTCATTCCATAACACGTATGTGACATTCCCAACAACGAAAAATAAACTTTTGGATTAAAaagtcaacataatcaacatttaACATTTACGGCcaaatttttatttagttaaagACTTTAATTCCACTTTCAGTAGTGATAACTTGTTACTAATATATTTCTTGTAAAGCATTTATCATGCATCAATATGACGATTGAAATTAGATAAATGATGTTATTATCAACTCCAATATTGTGATTTGACTTGGGATAGCATTTGGTAGAAGAAATGTTACAATTATATGATTAAACAAGAGATAATGGTTTTGTTCCATATTGTTCTTGGAGAACTCATAGGTACAAGTCAGCATTGCACTCCGGCTATAAGGTTGGTGCTGGATCGTATATGTACATTAGTACATGCACAACAACATAATATGTGTAATTTTTACTATAAATTCACAAGCAATTCTGACTAAATTGATCAGCTACATCCATTCACAACTTGGTACAATCAGTGGGCTTAAAGGAGGCAACTTTGTTTTGAAGGTCATAGCCAACCAATAAGTTTTATTGTACCAAGTTCCCAAAGATGGCATCAGTTTGAGAAGGGGAAAATGCGAAGCATCCAACACTATCAGCAACTTGAACAAAACTGTTGAGAGTATTCAAAGTGACATCTCCATCCTTAAAATGTGCAGTGATAGTAGGAATTTCCCATTGTTTTAATGAAATTTTGTAACAAAGGCTCAGTTGTTGACTTGGATCAGAGGAAGAGCTTCTAAATTATATTCTCTTGTCTCCCACACAAATTGCTTCCACTGTTAGATAGTAAAAGACATCAACATCACCTTGAAAAATGGAGTTGACACAGTTTCTTCTCCAGAATCTGTAGCAGCGTCACCAAAAGTGAGTTTGCTCGAGGTGTAAGACACTTAAAAACATTGGCACGAAACAATACGATAATTTCTCATCAATTGAAGAACTGATTTAAGTTATAAGAGATATAGCTCCACCTCCAAGACCAACTATGCCAGAGCTTCGACCAAGAAACAACACAGTATTGCTATGTCCACATCAATCATAGTTTTTGGAAACGAAATAGGACAACCACTTGTGGACTCCAAAGTGAGAGTTTCAATGCTAAGATTTCCATGTGACCTTGACCTAACACCATAGTTGATAGAGTACTGACAAGTTTTCCCATCAGAGCAAGAGGCACAATGGAGAGACTCACATTTAGAAGACTAATGAATGGGACTATAAGTTTTGGATTTTGATGGATCAAAAATAGGAGTGGTTTGGTTGTAAAATATTTCACAAGGTAGGCATTGAAACCAAAAAATATCGCTACCAGTGTCAACAATGCCATAAAGCTTGAAAGGCGGGGGTTCCAACTAAATAACTCATGAGATACTGACCTTTATCTGGGATTACAATTGATTCAACTTTGTCTGTTGGGACAACATGCCAAACATAAGCTTTATCAAAGCGATTGGCACTATTGATAAAACGATGCACAACATTGGCAACTCTTTGGAATGGGGTTTTAGAGGGATTATAGAATAGAGATTTTAAAGAGTCACGGTGGATGATTTCCACACTGAAGCCATTGTTTAGAGATTGAGTAAGAGAGATGAAACAATAGAGGCAAAGAGAAAAAAGAGCAAAAATAAAACGATTAGCCATTTTTGCTAGAGCAAGAATGCACTGGTTTGAACTTCAAACTTATTTGCAAATGTTCTATTCTCGGTAGCCTTTTATAATACTATAATGACTAAGAGTGCATGTTAAATTTATGTGTAGAAAATGAGATTCTGAATGTGAGGTGTTTAAATGGGGAGAAACTATTGGCTAAAAAGTAGTGATAGTTCGATATTTCCTTTTACTTTATGATTATGGTTTAATTTTCCAAATTTAAGGAGTGGTGTGATCAATTACGAATAATTCCCAATAAAGTATATTAAAGTCTTTAATTGttgatattaaatattttataatattgGTATTTTTGGATACATACGTTCAATGATAAAATTGTTATGAATAGGATGACCACATGGGTTTGGCCCATGTAACACCTCTCCATATAATTGACCTAGTTTTAGTGCTATAAATAAAGGAGGTTACATCAAGCAGTCACACCCTCATTCCACATAACTACTTTGTCTAAAtcttgcttctctcttctccacTCTCACCTTCTCACTTGTTCTGTACTACCTTCATTTCATAACACGTCTGTGACATtcccaacaacaaaaaaataaaacttttgGATTAAAAAGTCAACATTTATCGTGCATCAAAATGACGACTGAAATTAGATAAACTATGTTATTATAACACCTATATTGAGATTCGACTTGGGATAACATTTGGTAGAAGAAATGTGACAATTATAGGATTATACGAGAGATAATGGTTTTGTTCCACATTGTTCTTGCAGAACTCATAGGTTCAAGCCAGCATTGCCCTTCGGGCTATAAGGATGGTGCTGGATCGTATATGTAATGTACATGCACAGCGACACAATACGTGGaaatttattataaattcaTAAGCATTTCTGACTAAATTGATTAGCTACATCCATTCACAACTTTGTACAATCATTGGGCTTAAAGGAGATAACTTTGTTGTGCCCAGTTCCAAAGGATGGCATCAGTTTGAGAATGGGCAAATGCGAAGCATCGAACTCTATCAGCATCTTGAACAAAACTGATGAGAGCATTCAAAGTGACATCTCCATCCTTAAAATGTGCAGTGAAAGTAGGAATTTCCAATTGTTTTGATGAAATTTGGTAACAAAGGCTCATTTGTTGACTTGGATCTTCAACACGCTCTTCTTTCATCGCATCCACCAACGCTGATTCCAAATTGGAGTAAACATCATCTGGAAATATATTCAGTGTTGTGCCCGAGTCAATTATGATATTTCCCTCTTGACCAGATTCAAAGGAAGAGCTTCCGAATTCTATTCTCTTGTCTCCCACACTAATTGCTTCCAAGGTTATATAGTAAAAGACATCAACATCACCTTGAAAAATGGGAGTTGACACAGTTCCTTCTCCAGAAACAATAGCAGTGTCCCCAAATTTGAGTTTTCTCAAGGGGTTAGGGAAGGATCAcacgcttaccactacgccaaaaccaattggtgttagtgatggcgcaacgttatttccttatagcgtagcagacagcgccccgtttcgaacaCTACCTAGCAGGCAGggtgctggcccacctggacccaacaatccccccccagcacctgccagccaaactagctgcacagcatgccttccgtgggattcgaacacgggatctggctctgataccaattgacgGATCACgtgcttaccactacgccaaaaccaattggtgttagtgagggcgcaacgttatttccttatagcgtagcagacagcgccccgtttcgaacgctacctagcaggcaggatgctggcccacctggacccaataGTTAGACGCTAAAAACATTGGCACCAAACAATAGGAGAATTTCCCATCAATTGAAGAACCGATTTGAGTTATTAGAGATATGGCTCCACCTCCAAGACCTATTATGCCAGAGCTTCGACCCTTAGATGAAATAGTACTTCTATGTCCACATCCAGTTTTTGGAAATGAGATGGGAGAGCCACTTGTTGACTCCAAAGTGAGAGTTTCAAAGCTAAGGCCTTGTTTGTtagaagagagatagaagagagagagagatggaagagagagagatatgAGAGAGCTGATAGAAGTTACTTTGTTTGGTTTGCATTAATGGTATGTGAGAGAGATATTGGAGGTGGGGTTCTCcccatttttatttctttgcAATTTGCGAAGAGATTGGGTTGGgtcttttttttcttgtttttttttttcgtttctgGCAATTAGTGGCGATTTTAAACCTCCACTATTTGTATCTGACTCTTTGTATTCAAAATTgtaattttaatcaaaagttaactttttctctctcttccttatCATTATTTGTAATCcctctcttctttatctctaccataccaaacaacccAATATATTTACTCGATTTCTcatctatttctctctactcaacttcacTATTCTCTAcaatctcttctctatctctctcttttctaCCAAACGAAGCCTAAGATCTCCTTGTGACCTTGACCTATCACCATAATTGGTAGTGTACGGACAAGTTTGCCCATGAGAGCAAGAGGCAGAGCGGAGAGACTCACATTTAGAAGAGCAAGGAATGTGTATTGAAGGGTGGAGATCTGCTTGTGACCTTGACCTACCACTTTAGTTAAATAATATGTAAATTTACATGAAGGGTGAGATGGATAGCTCACTTGGTGAGCGAAGGAAAATGAAGGGTATTGAAGGGTGAAGGGGTAGGGTTGTAATCCTtgtgaaggaactaatttactaacaattataactaacatttgtctataaaaaacaTGCATGACGACAAAATACCTGTAAAAGACACTTTGATGATTAAATCAgactaaataatatttatatatatttttttgaaattaataatatgttttttttttaaatcaacaacGAAGGATatagaaaattattaaatgaattGAGTACTCTATATTTCTTTTGCATATGGACCATAAGTACATTTTTAATATCTAAAATCatgtaataattatttaatatatttaaataatttttttacattattttatcaaaaataaataaatttacatattattttgttattttttttcataaataatagagtatttttacatttaaaattataataatttatatgtaTTGTTGAATTTATTATAGTGGATCCAACAAGTCACATGCTCCCAGCAACTGATTGGTCCCAAAACCAAAAAGCTGCTACGATGGCCTTGGGAACTACAACTGATACTTCTATGCATGCATCCCTAGACCCTGAAAGGATGAAGATCATGCCAAAGTAACCTTGCGCTAGTTCCCTCCCTATGGCAGCTGGGGAATTTATTCCACCACGGTTTGTGTTTCATGCTGGCACGACGGCAACCGTGGGTCAAAGACACGTCCACCGGATGCCCAACCCCTTCAACAGGATCATAGCAGTGCACATGAGATTTCTCCGACGAAAGCCAATGGTGTTTTATGATGATACACCAAGATTTTTCTGTGCTCTCTTGGAATGTTCGTGGGGTGGGGAATGTTGTATCCCGGAGGTATATTAAAGAGGTCATTAGAACATCTTCTCCCGACATTTGTTTCATTCTGGAAACTCATGTCCCTTTCAGTAGACTAAGAAGCGTATGGTCCAAGTTGGGGTACGTACCCATTGGAATTGAGGAAGCGCGTGAACAAGCTTGTGGCATTTGGTCACTTGCTCGCGCTGCGATAAGACAAGATGTGAGTGTACTTGATTCTCATCCACAGGAAATTACTTTACGGGTTTCACCTTCCTCCCCTCCCTGGGCCTGCACGGGTGTATGTGCCAGCCCTACACCTGCTAATAGACAACTACTATGGAATTATCTCAAAGAGAGAGGCGAGATCCTGGCCATGCCGTGGGCGCTTGTTGGAGACTTTAATGACATTGCAGCTAGCAATGAACAAAGAGGGGGGTGTCTTCTCCCCTTCAAGAGCCAACACTTTCATTCAAAACATGAACTTGTGCAACTTGATGGACCTGGGATCTATGGGCTAGAATTTTACTTGGTTCAGAACTCATGCAGGTCTCTCCCCTTTGCAGAGGCGGCTTGGTCGAGGGCTTGCTACTCTTGATTGGCGGATGCGATTTCCTGAGGGAGGCGTAGAGGTGTTGCATCGGAGGCATTCTGATCATAGCCCCATTTTACTCTGGTGTGGGAAAAGCCAGATAGGTCGGGATTGCGCCCTTTTCGCTTTGAAGCGGCTTGGATCGAGCACCCTCTATATGGCAGCGTGGTCCATGATGCATGGAGTAAGCGAGAATTTGGTGTGGTACAGAACCTCCAGGATGTCCGTGATGACTCTTTAGATTTTAACAGGCGTGTATTTGGTATTATTTTTAGAAAGAAACGTTCGGTTGAGAATCGAATCAAGTTCCTTCAAGGTAGGCTGGAAGTTGAGGACTCTTTTATCCTCCTCTCGCAACTCCAACATGCCAAGGAAAAGATGGATAGTATACTGGCCCAAGAAGAAATCATGTGGTATCAAAAGTCCCGAGAGAAGTGGGTGAAGTTTGGCGACCGTAACACCTCCTTTTTCCATGCTCAAACCATTGTCTGGAGGAAGCGGAATCGCATCACGGGACTGTACCTCCCAAACGGCACATGGTGTGATGGTAAGGCTACTCTACAACATGAGGCTGTTAACTTTTTTCAATCTTTGTTTCCAGATATAGTGGAGGTAGACTTTGAGAATTATGCTACTCCAAACCTTCCTCACTTATCAAATCATTTTTGAACCGAGCTCGTGAAGGAGGTTACCAAGGAAGAGGTGCGCTTGGCTTTGCAGCAAATGGGATCCTTCAAGGCTCCGAGCCTAGATGGATTCCATGCCCTCTTTTTCAAACAATATTGGGAGGTTGTGGGAGATAAAGTCTAAACTATGACTTCAGGCATTTGACTCGAAGCGAACGTATGTTAAACCTAATCCTCATAATGGTTATAACTCATTAGGATAAAACTCAGAAATTAAGACAAGTCGtcataatgacaacaaaacAGTAACAGTACTCAATGCTTCAAAAAGCTTTGACTTCGCAAATCAactttaaaaccaaatactcatatttttgttaaaatagaaaagtaTACATACCTAGTAATTACTCCTCTCGTTTTCCTTAGAGTTCTCAGTCTCTATTAGGATACTCATTAAGGTCTTTTCACAATATCATACAAATGAGTCtctttcattttaattaattacataGCATCTCACAATAAAtcttttcctttattttatacaatcgcacacacacacatagaATAATACCTTTCTTTGAAATTCTATTTTGGTGCCACGAGAAATACTAGAAATATAGTCACCTACATCATTTAATTAACTAGAGGATAAACTTTTATTTACAATTATTTAAACATTGAATCCCCAAAGGATTATATAACTAGAGCAATTAAAATGATTATCATTTAAATTGGAAGGAAACTTCATGTAGGTGATAAAGGCGTAGAAACAATAATTTAGGAGAAGCTAGTCTCAAATTCAAACTCACTTAGGGCAAAAGCATTTCCAAACTCAACTTTAAAGGTATAGCTGTCCCAATTTTCGTGATACAAAATAGCTcactagaaataaaaaattcataatgaTTCAGTTTCAGCCCCAAATTTTCTCAACAGGACTAAAGAACTTATCATCTAAATAAGGGTGGGAATCACAATAGAAAATTATTGTCAAAAACTCAAGTGATTCTAATTGCTTGACTTTTAAAACTGGGGCCTTTAATCAAAATCAAGAGTAATGAAAACGTGAACTTAAAGTTGCAAAGAACTATTCttattttaatgtatttttGCTACATTCATCAATTGTTGTATTTTCACAAGTGCTATATCAAACTGTCTAGTGTCTAGGCAAGGCCATTATTTGTTAAAAGAGAATGATATTTTAAGTTAAAACCAGATGACCCCAAAAAGGAGTATTAGTCATTGTACATTAGCATATTAGGTAACTAGA
This window harbors:
- the LOC130712820 gene encoding aspartic proteinase CDR1-like; its protein translation is MIFILSGSRDACIEVSVVVPKAIVAAFWFWDQSVAGSISLISLSLPSLSLFYLSSNKQGLSFETLTLESTSGSPISFPKTGCGHRSTISSKGRSSGIIGLGGGAISLITQIGSSIDGKFSYCLVPMFLASNSLRKLKFGDTAIVSGEGTVSTPIFQGDVDVFYYITLEAISVGDKRIEFGSSSFESGQEGNIIIDSGTTLNIFPDDVYSNLESALVDAMKEERVEDPSQQMSLCYQISSKQLEIPTFTAHFKDGDVTLNALISFVQDADRVRCFAFAHSQTDAILWNWAQQSYLL